The genome window CCCACTCGCGCCACCGACCTCCCGTCTCCCCCCTCCCGTCTCCCCTCTCCTCAATAGTTGAACTGCGCCTGCAGCCGGAGGAAGCGCCCCTGTTGGCGATTGCCGATGGTCGCATTGTCCTCGAAGACGCGGTCCGAAACGGTGTACTGCGCGGTGAGCTCGAGGGCGCTGAAGGGGAGCCACTCGATCCCCGCCTCGAACTCGTGCACCTCGTAGTGCTTCGCGTCCTGCTCGATCTTCTTCCCGCCATGGTAGGAATGCAGCCGGGCAAAGGGTTGGATCACCTGCCCGTGCCCCTGCCAGCGGTACATCGACTGCACGAAGCCACCCTGCAGCCGGCGATCCTCGATGGCGTGCGTCGCGGCGACGAACTCCGGCCCCCTCCCCCAGTTGTACTCGGCGACGACGCCGAACGGCTGCGCATACCACACGAGCGTGGCGGCGATGCGCTCGTCGTCGTACTCGGGGCGCGCGGCGACGCCGCTCGACTTCGACGGCACCACGAAACGGCCGCGGTACGCCTGCACGCTCGTCTCCACGAACTGCCCGCTGGGGAGGCGCCATGGATAGGTGAGGCGGGCAACCGCGTGCAGCGAGTTGTTCGCCTCCGCGCGGTTCGCCGTCTGGCCGTTCATCACCCCCACCCCGAGCACGCCATAGTCGCCCGACCCCTTGAGCCCGCTGTCGGTCAGGATCCGGAAGCGCTTCCTGGCCTCGGCGCCGGCGTAGTAGTAGAACACCCCGATGTCGCGCTCGTTAGGCATGGCGCTGTTGAGGGCATCGTTGCGGTCGAGCGGGAGGCGGTTCGACGACGACTGCAGGTTCTCGAAGCCGTACGGCACCTTGCTCTGGCCGATGCGGAGCCGGTGCGCCTTCCGCGCGTCGAGGTTCACGTCGAAGTAGGCATCGCGGATCTGCAGGTAGTTCTGTCCGCCCGCCGCTTCGGCCCCGAAGTCGGGCTGGATGTAGAACGAGACACGCGGATGCAGGTCGCCGCTGAACACGAGGCGCCCCCGCCGAAGGAAGAAGCCGCCGTTGTTGCCGATGGATCGGTCGCACTGCGCGCAGGAGAGCCCCTCGTTCGTCTCGAGCAGCCGGTTGTAGCGCACCTGCGTGTAGCCGCGCAACGAGATCTTCTCATACCAGGGCCTGGCCCCGGGCTTCTGTGCGGCCGACCCTTGCGCGTCGCGTCGCGTGGTCGAATCGTGCGTCACCACGGCGCGGGGTGCCGCCTCGGCGCCGGCCGACGCCAACGTCGTGTCCCGGTTCGCGGCACGCGCCGGGGTCGCCCGACCCCGCTGTGCCTCCGCGGAAGCGGCCATGAGGAGGAGGACGGTGAACGGGATGGCGACCCGATTGATCGAACGCATGAGACTGGAAATGGTCCGGGGGGTAGAAGGGGTGCGGGGCATCACGCACGCGGCGGCCGCACGTGGCGGCCGTTACAATTCACGAGGAAATCTGTTACGAACGCTGCGGTCACGAACCGACGTGTCCCGGTGTGACGGACTCGTTACATCGGGCGATTCTCCGGCGGAACGAGGGAATTCCTGACTTCTTCTCCCCAGGGCGCCGACCGTCGTGGTCGGGTGACGCCATGCGAGGGAAAGGCGCGAGGTGAGGCTCTGGTGAAAGACGAGATTCGCAGGATCCAGGAGGTGATGGAGCGCGAGGCGTACATCACCGATCGCCAGATCGCGACATCGATCTTCCTCGCCTCGGCCCTGGGAAAGCCGCTGCTGGTCGAGGGGCATCCGGGCGTCGGGAAGACCGAGATCGCCAAGGTGCTGGCGAGCGCGCTTGGCGCCGACCTCATCCGCCTGCAGTGCTACGAGGGGCTCGACGCGAACACGGCGTTGTACGAGTGGAACTACCCGCGTCAGCTCCTTCACATCAAGCTCGGCGAGCACGCCCCCGGCACGCTGGCCGAGAAGGAAGCCTCGCTCTTCAGCGAGTCGTTCCTCCTCAAGCGCCCGCTGCTCGCCGCCATCACGCACACGGGACGCCCGCCCGTCCTCCTCATCGACGAGGTCGACCGGAGCGACGAGGAGTTCGAGGCCTTCCTCCTCGAGATCCTCTCCGACTTCCAGGTGACGATCCCGGAGCTGGGGACGATCCGTGCCGAGGCACGCCCGGTGGTGGTGCTGACGTCCAACCGCACGCGCGAGCTGTCCGAGGCGCTGCGGCGTCGCTGTCTCTACCTGTGGATCGATCATCCCAGCTTCGAGAAGGAGCTGCGGATCGTCCGCACGAAGGTCCCCGGGCTGAGCGAGCAGCTCGCCCGCGAGATCACGGGCGTGCTGCAATCCCTGCGGAAGATGCGCCTGGCGAAACACCCGGGGATTGCCGAGTCGCTCGACTGGGCGGCGGCGCTGGTGGCGCTGCACGCGGACCACCTCGACGTGGACGTCGTGCGCGAGACGATGGGATGTGTCCTGAAGGACGACGGCGATTTCCAGGTGCTGGAGCGTGAGCTCGCCGCGGGGCGGCTCCCGGCCCTGGCGTCCTTTGCCGGCTAGGGGGTGAGCCGGTGAGCGCCGAGCGTCCTGTCGTCGACGACGCGCCGGTCCCGGCCGACCTCGTGGCACGCGTCGTGTCGTTGTGTCGCGCCCTCCGGGAGCGCGGGGTCGCCGCGACGCCCGCCGAGTCGATCGACGCGGCGCGAGCACTGGGTCAGGTGGACCTCGGGGATCGTGACGAAGTCCGGTTGGCGCTGCGCACGGTGCTGGTGAACCGTCGCGAGGATTTCGACGCGTTCGACGCGGCGTTCGACGACGCCTGGGGCATCGCGGCGGGCGTCGCGTCACCGATCCCCCTTCCCGGGCCGCGGCGCGAGCTCGCGGGCAACGCGCCACCGGGCGCGCGCCGGCCGCCCCCGGTGTCGCTGCAGAACTGGATGAGGCCCTCCGACGTCGAGACCGGGGAGGTGATCCCGGTGCGCGCCGCCAGCGACCGGGAATCGTTAGGCAGCCGGGACTTCGCCCTGTACGGCGCCGACGACGAGGAGGCGTTCCGTGCGCTCGCCCGTCGGATGGCGCGCCGGCTCGCGCTCCGGCGCAGCCGGCGATGGAAGTCGGCGCGGCGCGGCGAGCGCATCGACCTGCGCCGGACGGTGCGCGCCTCGCTCCGCACCGCGGGGGAATTGCTGCGCCTCGAGCGCCGGTCGCGGAAGCGGCGCCGCACCTCGCTGGTGGCCCTGTGCGATGTGTCGGGGTCGATGGAGCTGTACGCCCGCGTCCTGCTCCAGTTCCTCCACGCGCTGCAGAACACCTTTGCCCGCGTGGAGAGCTTCGCCTTCTCCACTCGGCTCACGCGCCTCACTCCGCTCCTGCAGGGCGTGCGCTACCGCGACGCGCTGCGCGACCTGGGGCGCGAGGTCCAGGACTTCTCGGGAGGGACGCGCATCGGGGCCTCCCTGCAGGCCTTCATCGAAGGCCACGCGGCGCTCGTCGACCGGCGCACGATCGTCCTCGTCCTG of Gemmatimonadetes bacterium SCN 70-22 contains these proteins:
- a CDS encoding porin — its product is MTHDSTTRRDAQGSAAQKPGARPWYEKISLRGYTQVRYNRLLETNEGLSCAQCDRSIGNNGGFFLRRGRLVFSGDLHPRVSFYIQPDFGAEAAGGQNYLQIRDAYFDVNLDARKAHRLRIGQSKVPYGFENLQSSSNRLPLDRNDALNSAMPNERDIGVFYYYAGAEARKRFRILTDSGLKGSGDYGVLGVGVMNGQTANRAEANNSLHAVARLTYPWRLPSGQFVETSVQAYRGRFVVPSKSSGVAARPEYDDERIAATLVWYAQPFGVVAEYNWGRGPEFVAATHAIEDRRLQGGFVQSMYRWQGHGQVIQPFARLHSYHGGKKIEQDAKHYEVHEFEAGIEWLPFSALELTAQYTVSDRVFEDNATIGNRQQGRFLRLQAQFNY
- a CDS encoding ATPase, encoding MEREAYITDRQIATSIFLASALGKPLLVEGHPGVGKTEIAKVLASALGADLIRLQCYEGLDANTALYEWNYPRQLLHIKLGEHAPGTLAEKEASLFSESFLLKRPLLAAITHTGRPPVLLIDEVDRSDEEFEAFLLEILSDFQVTIPELGTIRAEARPVVVLTSNRTRELSEALRRRCLYLWIDHPSFEKELRIVRTKVPGLSEQLAREITGVLQSLRKMRLAKHPGIAESLDWAAALVALHADHLDVDVVRETMGCVLKDDGDFQVLERELAAGRLPALASFAG